The Allorhodopirellula heiligendammensis genome includes a window with the following:
- a CDS encoding sulfatase family protein, producing the protein MHLRFIRLLTISCVATLAGFSPAAMAASPNVIVILADDLGIGDISPTNSQCKIRTPHLQQLADEGITFHDAHTPSAVCTPTRYGLLTGRYNWRSILAKGVLSGTSKHLIPADRPTIAHLMREAGYHTAMIGKWHLGWDWEMTDGNIDFSEPVLNGPDINGFDQYYAHCGSLDMPPYVWVNTGHATAIPTREEGVTAKQDPYGWYRKGPIAPDFVIDDVLPHLFNKAISHVQTQTGPAASEKPFFLYLALPAPHTPIVPVPPFKDASGMNPYADFVMQVDHHVGELMAALQAAGADKDTLFIFTSDNGCSPQANFKVLAKHDHDPSRGFRGYKADIYEGGHRVPLIARWPGHIAPGTNSDALVCLTDIYSTLEAIAEVPRQDRGGEDGFDLSPVFAGAQTSARDTLISHSIGGSFAIRQGPWKLCLCAGSGGWSEPREPLAKQRNLPEMQLFNLADDPAEEKNLIAEHPEKATELLALLEEQVTNGRCTPGKKLSNDREVAWLP; encoded by the coding sequence ATGCACCTCAGATTCATTCGCCTCTTGACAATCAGCTGCGTTGCCACGCTCGCCGGTTTTTCTCCCGCGGCGATGGCGGCGTCTCCCAATGTGATCGTGATACTCGCCGATGATCTGGGAATTGGTGATATCTCTCCCACCAATTCACAGTGCAAAATTCGCACGCCTCACCTACAACAACTTGCTGACGAGGGGATCACTTTCCACGATGCCCATACACCCAGCGCGGTTTGCACGCCGACACGATACGGCCTGTTGACGGGACGGTACAACTGGCGATCGATTCTGGCCAAGGGCGTGCTCAGTGGTACCAGTAAACACTTAATTCCTGCAGATCGACCGACCATTGCACACTTGATGCGTGAGGCGGGCTACCACACTGCCATGATCGGTAAATGGCATCTTGGCTGGGACTGGGAGATGACCGATGGGAACATTGACTTTTCCGAGCCTGTGCTAAACGGACCGGACATCAATGGTTTCGACCAATACTACGCTCACTGCGGGTCCCTCGACATGCCGCCCTATGTGTGGGTCAACACCGGACACGCGACGGCCATTCCCACCCGTGAAGAAGGCGTCACCGCGAAACAAGATCCGTACGGCTGGTATCGCAAGGGCCCCATTGCGCCCGACTTTGTGATTGATGACGTTCTGCCACATCTATTCAACAAGGCCATCTCGCACGTTCAAACGCAGACAGGCCCCGCGGCGTCCGAAAAACCTTTCTTTCTCTACTTGGCGCTTCCCGCTCCTCACACACCGATCGTGCCAGTACCGCCGTTCAAAGATGCCAGTGGGATGAATCCGTATGCCGATTTTGTCATGCAGGTCGATCATCACGTCGGCGAACTGATGGCAGCTCTCCAAGCAGCGGGCGCCGACAAAGACACGTTGTTTATTTTCACGAGTGATAACGGTTGCTCTCCACAGGCGAATTTCAAGGTCCTCGCGAAACATGATCACGATCCCAGTCGCGGCTTCCGTGGTTACAAAGCCGACATCTACGAGGGCGGCCACCGTGTGCCCTTGATCGCCCGTTGGCCCGGTCACATCGCACCGGGTACCAATTCTGACGCACTCGTCTGCCTGACTGATATTTACTCAACTCTGGAAGCGATTGCCGAAGTACCTCGCCAGGACCGCGGAGGAGAAGACGGCTTCGACCTCTCGCCCGTATTCGCGGGCGCCCAAACTTCGGCTCGCGACACGTTGATCAGCCATTCCATTGGGGGCTCCTTCGCCATTCGCCAAGGCCCTTGGAAACTCTGTTTGTGCGCCGGCAGTGGCGGTTGGAGCGAACCTCGAGAGCCGCTTGCCAAGCAGCGCAACCTCCCCGAAATGCAACTCTTCAATCTCGCTGATGATCCCGCCGAAGAAAAAAACTTGATCGCCGAACATCCCGAAAAAGCAACTGAGCTGCTCGCCCTGCTCGAAGAACAAGTAACGAATGGACGCTGCACTCCTGGCAAAAAGCTGAGTAACGATCGCGAGGTCGCGTGGTTGCCTTAG
- a CDS encoding BBP7 family outer membrane beta-barrel protein, with translation MSRLLQVLVKSITVCLFATMWHAGAAAQAPSTDPYSTGGYPAGTTNVFTAPPMWIGSPSGAGYPSSFGSAIGGPPSDRLWFRGEYLYWRTKGMDTPALATTSPTGTPQDEAGILGFDSTSVLFGGGSINGSATNGLRLKGGFYFTPSAAFGIEGEYFSLADQNDGFSGGSDYDILARPFFDTTNDRETAQLINYPNVFEGDLAITSSTGLRSAMLAGRAALCPTCGGNCVSCRNSDRVDWIVGYRNMRLEDQLVISESAESFVPGALGTIQLSDQFNTKNEFNGLQLGVAYQANMKRVWLESLLRVAVGQNKQSVGIAGSTALTEFGTTTNYPGGLLAQRFNSGTFERNQFTMIPEIGLTLGVRIFDCLHATAGYTVVYLPGVVRAGDQIDTDVNPNLLAPPVDPLTGSHRPQFKFVESDYYAHGLSLGMQLQF, from the coding sequence ATGTCCCGCCTGCTGCAAGTGCTGGTGAAGTCTATCACCGTGTGCTTGTTTGCAACTATGTGGCATGCCGGCGCGGCGGCGCAAGCTCCCTCGACAGACCCCTACTCGACCGGTGGTTACCCGGCCGGGACGACCAATGTCTTCACCGCACCGCCAATGTGGATCGGTTCCCCCAGCGGCGCCGGGTATCCGAGTAGTTTCGGATCGGCGATCGGTGGCCCCCCCAGTGACCGTCTGTGGTTCCGCGGTGAATACCTGTACTGGCGAACCAAGGGGATGGACACGCCGGCACTCGCCACGACCAGTCCCACCGGGACACCTCAGGACGAAGCGGGCATACTCGGATTTGATTCGACGAGCGTGCTGTTCGGCGGTGGCAGCATCAATGGCAGTGCGACCAACGGATTGCGTCTCAAGGGCGGGTTCTATTTCACCCCCTCCGCAGCATTTGGCATCGAAGGCGAGTACTTCTCGCTGGCCGACCAAAACGATGGGTTCTCCGGTGGCAGCGATTACGACATTCTCGCGAGGCCATTCTTCGATACCACCAATGACCGTGAAACGGCTCAGTTAATTAACTATCCCAACGTTTTCGAAGGTGACCTTGCGATCACGTCCTCGACCGGCCTGCGTTCGGCGATGCTCGCAGGTCGAGCCGCATTGTGCCCGACCTGTGGCGGGAACTGCGTTTCGTGTCGTAATTCTGATCGCGTCGATTGGATTGTCGGATATCGAAACATGCGATTGGAGGATCAACTGGTGATTTCCGAATCAGCAGAATCCTTTGTCCCCGGTGCTCTGGGAACGATTCAATTGAGCGATCAATTCAACACCAAAAACGAATTCAACGGTTTGCAGCTGGGGGTCGCCTACCAAGCCAACATGAAACGCGTCTGGCTAGAGTCACTGCTGCGTGTCGCCGTTGGCCAAAACAAGCAGTCTGTGGGGATCGCCGGATCGACGGCGTTAACAGAATTTGGCACGACGACCAACTACCCCGGCGGACTGCTGGCGCAAAGATTCAACTCGGGAACTTTTGAACGCAACCAATTCACCATGATTCCCGAGATCGGATTGACGCTCGGCGTACGAATTTTCGATTGTCTCCACGCCACGGCGGGGTACACGGTCGTCTACCTACCCGGGGTGGTTCGTGCAGGCGATCAAATCGACACGGACGTCAATCCTAATCTGCTCGCACCGCCCGTGGACCCGTTGACAGGGTCTCACCGCCCCCAGTTCAAATTCGTCGAAAGCGATTATTATGCACATGGTCTCAGCCTGGGGATGCAGCTGCAGTTCTAA
- a CDS encoding alpha-2-macroglobulin family protein, with protein MNARCGLIGTFLCFALLLTLLAPAQLMTTNDAQSPEPAAWQAIQEAINQGLPKTAMEEIEKQLPGAIQRHEDGLIVRLLATRATLDGQLEGRGEVHRIVKLQADLETAPVSTQPILRAILANWFWSYYTQNQWRFQDRTEIDPQIIDSTEPVVIKSSEDITTWTRNRIVRQSAALFEAALSAEDGSEKTLQQTPIADYNDLLVQGTAPDNYRPTLYDFVVAEAIEFYADANGTYAGPADRFELTADSPVFGDVDSFIAWEVPDSDAGSPLRRATTLYQHWLEFHRGDDDTAAFIDTDLTRLEFAHEHAIGDDEGKKFAAALQAFVKRNGGNPISTRAQFQLATLVRQDNELVRAHFIAQAAIDAHPKSLGASQCRDLIEQIEAPSIQIATEHVWNSELDESAQPQIDVKYRNTTKVFFRLVALDYETVQKSGQQPNYLDRRQRINVLGRKPVASWSANLAPTNDYRDRTEHLPANTRVPRGAYYLIASTSQDFPLETEFTALTDVWVSGLSLVMETRYDDQAMVGYLVEGRSGEPVSGASIDVWARKQTNRGREDLTNVVTLSTNATGRFEFDSGELRDINFLAKRGEDRLLSQTYRNYRYRQAGDHDNDVTRSHFFTDRSIYRPGQTVRYKVICTRSNQTTNDYHVSADEQLTVELLDANGKVIQATKHQCNELGSCHGSFNLPNGGLTGQMTLRTIGPFGGAASIRVEEYKRPKFEVEIDAPEESVRLGEAVVVSGHATAYTSAPIDGGKVSYRVVRKTQFPPWWGYRCWWFPPSPLPAQTIAEGTTTTDEMGEFSIAFDAIPDASVDRQSEPKFRYEITADVTDSTGETRDATTSVLIGYTTMEATLSTPSVNWLTDEDPIEVKIATKTLQGDPVSAKVKVDIYSLKAPDAIGRKRLDNAITWDRIDIQPGQLNEQQDEVRAEEPNSWPLDKVVKTVELTTNESGHASFDAELEAGNFRAVLAAVDSAGNDVQAILPLQVINPDADHCELAIANLFATEKQSYEPGETFRAVWGSGYDSAHALVEVTHRGKMLQRFWTPKNRTQVEIKQEIDESMRGGFNVRVWMVRENRLYLNETYVDVPWSNKELKIRWEHFVSKLKPGQQETWTAVIENPSEHASDKGEAAMRQAAEMVATLYDASLDAFAPHGFPSGFGLFYQDRTHTSVDDQNRWVHLQQISTGRSHGSGGGVLTYRQYPPELQGQMAFRGRMMQKGGRAMPMMMMADGAMPAAAPEMARSAGNIAMESESLALGEPGAAADDAVGEPPADKNDVDLSNVSPRKNLNETAFFFPELTADDQGVVKMNFTMPEALTRWQFIGFAHTADLAGGLLRDTTVTSKELMVQPNPPRVLREGDEIEITVKVTNQSATVQSGSVALQFASARTGDSVDERLDNINVRQSFEIPAGRSQSFSWPIRVPDGIGYLTYKAVGSTGRLSDGEEGYLPVLSRKILVHESIALPIDGAETKTFTLDKLAELDPSSSSIRSESLTIQMTSNPAWYAVMALPYLMDYPYECSEQTFNRLYANLLARHIATSDPKIERVFNTWRNQPLPSKGASGGRDALASPLQQNEELASIALTETPWVLQAESEAEARRNVGILFDQNRVNDQVERLTQRLTDVQADDGSWPWFPGGRSNSFITLYIATGYGRLRHLGAEVDPSPAIRALGHLDAFSKEMYEDIKPGDREQNHLSSTIALYLYGRSFFLQDSDIAADAKPALDYWLDQAAEHWLKLPRMSQAHLAVALKRFGRASDASSIVRSLRERSVTDETGMHWNDDVRGWFWFQADIETQAMMIEVFDEVASDQTSVESCKAWLLRQKETRSWETTKATADAVYALLLRGVDLLADQTLVDVTVGEQAVEQQNVEAGTGFYEQRFAAAEITPAMGSITVTKTTPGIAWGGVHWSFFQNVDEVTPHDGTPLEIEKQLFVVRSTPSGEVLRPVVNGLVAGDGADAKSGGSVDADGTPIDVGDEIVSRLIVRTSREMEFIHLKDSRGSGTEPTNVLSGYRWQDGMGYYQSTRDAAEHFFIDTLPTGTYVLESRSRVQLRGQYQSGLATIESMYAPQYNSHSESHLMKVGQRQRD; from the coding sequence ATGAATGCTCGCTGTGGTCTGATCGGCACCTTCCTCTGCTTCGCTCTTCTACTCACCCTGCTCGCTCCCGCCCAGCTCATGACTACGAATGATGCCCAATCACCGGAGCCTGCAGCGTGGCAGGCGATCCAGGAAGCGATCAACCAGGGCCTGCCGAAAACGGCAATGGAGGAGATCGAAAAGCAACTTCCCGGAGCGATCCAGCGGCACGAGGACGGACTTATCGTTCGCCTGCTCGCCACCCGAGCGACCCTGGACGGACAACTCGAAGGCCGCGGGGAAGTTCACCGGATTGTGAAGTTGCAAGCAGATCTGGAAACCGCACCAGTGTCAACGCAGCCTATCCTCCGCGCCATTCTCGCTAACTGGTTTTGGAGCTACTACACGCAGAACCAGTGGCGGTTCCAGGATCGCACTGAAATTGATCCGCAAATCATCGACTCCACCGAACCGGTGGTGATCAAGTCATCTGAAGACATCACCACCTGGACTCGCAACCGCATCGTGAGGCAGTCCGCCGCCTTGTTCGAGGCGGCCTTGAGTGCCGAAGACGGCAGCGAAAAGACGCTTCAGCAAACTCCCATTGCCGACTACAACGACTTGCTCGTCCAGGGCACCGCGCCCGATAACTACCGTCCGACACTCTACGATTTCGTAGTCGCCGAGGCGATCGAGTTCTATGCCGACGCCAATGGAACCTACGCCGGTCCCGCCGATCGTTTTGAGCTGACTGCTGATTCGCCCGTGTTTGGCGATGTCGATTCGTTCATCGCTTGGGAAGTGCCAGACTCCGACGCAGGGTCACCGCTGCGGCGAGCGACCACTCTCTATCAGCATTGGCTCGAGTTTCATCGTGGCGACGATGATACGGCTGCGTTCATTGACACTGACCTCACCCGTTTAGAGTTCGCTCACGAGCATGCTATTGGGGATGACGAAGGCAAAAAATTCGCGGCAGCACTGCAGGCATTTGTAAAGCGAAATGGTGGGAACCCCATTTCGACTCGAGCTCAATTTCAGCTTGCGACGCTCGTTCGGCAAGACAACGAGTTGGTTCGCGCTCACTTCATTGCGCAGGCCGCGATCGATGCCCACCCCAAGAGTCTGGGCGCCTCGCAATGTCGCGATTTGATCGAGCAAATCGAAGCCCCTTCGATTCAAATCGCCACCGAACATGTTTGGAATTCTGAGCTGGATGAATCTGCTCAACCCCAGATTGATGTGAAATATCGAAACACCACCAAAGTGTTCTTTCGCCTAGTCGCGTTGGATTACGAAACGGTGCAGAAATCAGGCCAGCAGCCCAATTACCTCGACCGCCGCCAACGAATTAACGTGCTGGGACGAAAACCGGTTGCCTCCTGGTCGGCTAATTTGGCACCGACAAACGACTACCGTGATCGCACCGAGCATCTTCCTGCCAACACCCGCGTGCCCCGCGGTGCCTACTATCTGATCGCGAGCACCTCTCAGGATTTTCCTTTGGAAACGGAGTTCACGGCACTCACTGACGTGTGGGTCAGTGGCCTCTCGTTGGTAATGGAAACGCGATATGACGATCAGGCAATGGTTGGTTACCTCGTCGAGGGGCGCAGCGGCGAACCCGTCAGCGGTGCTTCGATCGATGTCTGGGCACGCAAGCAAACGAATCGCGGTCGCGAAGATTTAACGAACGTCGTCACATTGAGCACGAATGCGACAGGACGTTTCGAATTCGACAGCGGCGAGCTGCGAGACATCAACTTTTTAGCCAAGCGAGGTGAAGATCGCCTATTGTCGCAGACGTACCGAAACTACCGCTATCGACAAGCCGGCGACCATGACAACGATGTCACGCGGAGCCACTTTTTTACCGATCGATCGATTTATCGTCCCGGTCAAACCGTTCGCTACAAAGTGATCTGCACGCGATCCAACCAGACGACGAACGATTATCATGTTTCTGCTGATGAACAACTCACTGTCGAGCTACTCGACGCTAATGGCAAAGTCATCCAGGCCACCAAGCATCAATGCAATGAACTCGGCAGTTGCCATGGCAGTTTCAACTTGCCCAACGGTGGATTGACCGGCCAGATGACGCTCCGCACGATCGGCCCGTTTGGTGGTGCTGCATCGATTCGCGTCGAAGAGTACAAGCGTCCTAAATTCGAAGTCGAAATCGACGCGCCCGAAGAGTCGGTGCGATTGGGCGAGGCCGTGGTCGTTAGCGGGCACGCGACCGCCTACACCTCAGCGCCGATCGATGGTGGCAAGGTCAGCTACCGGGTGGTTCGTAAAACACAGTTCCCGCCGTGGTGGGGATATCGCTGTTGGTGGTTCCCGCCATCGCCCCTGCCCGCCCAAACAATCGCTGAAGGCACGACCACGACTGACGAAATGGGCGAGTTTTCCATTGCGTTCGATGCGATTCCTGACGCATCGGTGGATCGCCAAAGTGAACCGAAATTTCGCTACGAAATCACTGCGGATGTCACTGACTCGACCGGCGAGACACGTGACGCTACCACCAGCGTGTTGATCGGCTACACGACGATGGAGGCCACTCTGAGTACTCCGTCCGTCAACTGGTTGACCGATGAAGATCCCATTGAGGTCAAGATCGCTACCAAAACCTTGCAGGGCGACCCCGTCTCAGCCAAGGTCAAGGTCGACATTTATTCGCTGAAGGCACCGGATGCGATCGGACGCAAACGGCTGGACAATGCGATTACATGGGACCGCATCGATATCCAACCGGGACAGCTCAACGAGCAACAAGACGAAGTTCGGGCGGAAGAACCCAATTCATGGCCCCTCGACAAAGTCGTCAAGACCGTGGAACTGACCACAAACGAGTCCGGACATGCAAGTTTTGATGCCGAACTGGAGGCCGGGAACTTCCGGGCCGTCCTAGCGGCAGTGGATTCAGCCGGAAACGACGTTCAGGCGATCCTGCCACTGCAGGTAATCAACCCCGATGCCGATCATTGTGAACTGGCAATTGCGAATTTGTTTGCCACCGAAAAGCAATCGTACGAACCCGGCGAAACGTTTCGTGCAGTGTGGGGCAGCGGGTACGACTCCGCCCACGCACTCGTCGAAGTCACCCATCGTGGCAAAATGTTGCAGCGATTTTGGACACCCAAGAACCGCACTCAGGTCGAGATCAAACAGGAGATCGATGAGTCGATGCGAGGTGGGTTCAACGTGCGGGTTTGGATGGTGCGTGAAAACCGCCTGTACTTAAATGAAACCTACGTCGACGTGCCCTGGTCGAACAAGGAACTCAAGATTCGCTGGGAGCATTTTGTTTCCAAACTCAAGCCAGGTCAGCAGGAAACTTGGACCGCCGTCATCGAAAACCCATCGGAGCATGCATCCGATAAAGGCGAAGCTGCGATGCGGCAGGCTGCAGAAATGGTCGCAACACTGTATGACGCATCGTTAGACGCCTTCGCTCCCCATGGATTTCCAAGTGGTTTTGGTTTGTTTTATCAGGATCGTACGCACACCTCCGTTGATGACCAAAACCGCTGGGTTCACCTCCAGCAGATCTCGACAGGACGGTCGCATGGATCGGGAGGTGGGGTGCTGACATATCGCCAGTACCCACCGGAACTGCAGGGGCAGATGGCCTTTCGAGGTCGCATGATGCAAAAGGGCGGCCGCGCGATGCCGATGATGATGATGGCAGATGGAGCGATGCCTGCTGCTGCACCTGAAATGGCCAGGAGCGCGGGGAACATCGCCATGGAATCCGAGTCGTTGGCACTCGGTGAACCGGGGGCTGCTGCCGACGATGCGGTCGGTGAACCGCCGGCGGACAAGAATGACGTCGATCTATCCAACGTCTCGCCGCGGAAAAATCTCAATGAGACCGCGTTCTTCTTCCCTGAATTAACCGCCGACGACCAAGGCGTGGTGAAGATGAACTTCACCATGCCTGAGGCGCTGACTCGGTGGCAGTTCATTGGGTTCGCACACACTGCAGACCTCGCGGGCGGGCTGCTCCGCGATACCACCGTGACCAGCAAAGAGTTGATGGTCCAGCCCAATCCACCTCGTGTGCTGCGCGAAGGTGACGAAATCGAGATTACGGTGAAGGTTACCAATCAATCGGCGACGGTGCAGAGTGGCTCCGTCGCGTTGCAGTTCGCCAGTGCTCGCACCGGGGATAGTGTCGATGAGCGGCTCGACAACATTAACGTACGGCAGTCCTTCGAGATTCCCGCTGGTCGCTCGCAGTCGTTCTCGTGGCCGATCCGCGTTCCCGACGGAATTGGTTACCTGACCTACAAAGCGGTGGGCTCGACGGGCCGACTGTCCGATGGTGAGGAAGGTTATCTGCCTGTGCTGTCCAGGAAAATCCTCGTTCATGAGTCAATCGCACTGCCGATCGATGGTGCGGAGACGAAGACGTTCACGCTCGACAAACTCGCCGAGCTAGATCCTAGCTCCAGTTCAATCCGCAGCGAGTCGCTGACGATTCAGATGACGTCGAATCCTGCTTGGTACGCCGTGATGGCTCTGCCGTACCTAATGGACTATCCCTACGAATGCAGCGAGCAGACCTTCAATCGCTTGTACGCCAATTTGTTGGCAAGACACATCGCGACCTCCGATCCCAAGATTGAGCGGGTCTTCAATACCTGGCGCAATCAACCCCTGCCGTCCAAGGGTGCGTCCGGCGGACGCGATGCCTTGGCCTCGCCACTGCAGCAGAACGAAGAGCTCGCCTCGATCGCTCTGACGGAAACGCCATGGGTGCTCCAAGCGGAATCGGAAGCTGAGGCTCGCCGCAATGTCGGAATTCTGTTCGATCAAAACCGGGTCAACGATCAAGTCGAGCGATTAACGCAACGACTGACCGACGTACAGGCCGATGATGGCAGTTGGCCATGGTTTCCTGGTGGCCGATCCAATTCGTTCATCACGCTCTACATTGCCACCGGTTACGGTCGACTGCGGCATCTTGGCGCCGAGGTCGATCCATCACCGGCGATCCGTGCATTGGGGCATCTGGATGCATTTTCCAAAGAGATGTACGAAGACATCAAACCGGGTGATCGCGAGCAAAATCATCTGTCCAGCACGATCGCACTCTACCTCTATGGCCGGAGCTTCTTCCTGCAAGACTCGGATATTGCGGCTGATGCAAAGCCCGCACTTGACTACTGGCTCGACCAAGCCGCTGAGCATTGGTTGAAGCTCCCCCGCATGAGCCAAGCACACCTCGCGGTGGCACTGAAGCGGTTCGGTCGTGCCTCGGATGCCTCGTCGATCGTCCGATCGCTGAGAGAACGCAGCGTGACGGATGAAACCGGCATGCACTGGAACGATGATGTCCGGGGTTGGTTCTGGTTCCAGGCCGATATCGAGACGCAGGCGATGATGATCGAGGTGTTTGACGAAGTTGCCTCCGATCAGACTTCCGTGGAGTCGTGCAAAGCTTGGTTACTTCGCCAGAAAGAAACTCGCTCGTGGGAAACGACCAAAGCAACCGCTGATGCCGTCTACGCACTGCTACTGCGGGGCGTGGATCTGCTTGCCGATCAAACGCTTGTCGATGTGACAGTTGGCGAACAGGCTGTCGAGCAGCAGAACGTTGAAGCGGGAACGGGGTTCTACGAGCAGCGATTTGCCGCCGCCGAGATCACTCCAGCGATGGGGTCAATCACGGTAACCAAAACGACCCCTGGAATCGCATGGGGTGGTGTGCATTGGTCGTTCTTTCAGAACGTCGACGAGGTCACCCCGCATGACGGTACGCCGCTGGAGATTGAAAAACAGCTCTTCGTTGTCCGCAGCACTCCGAGTGGCGAAGTCTTGCGTCCGGTGGTCAACGGACTCGTCGCGGGCGACGGTGCTGACGCAAAATCAGGGGGAAGCGTGGACGCTGATGGTACTCCCATCGACGTCGGTGACGAGATTGTCTCGCGACTGATCGTTCGCACTTCACGGGAAATGGAGTTTATCCATCTAAAGGATTCACGCGGTAGCGGTACCGAACCGACTAACGTGTTGTCCGGCTACCGATGGCAAGACGGGATGGGCTACTATCAGAGTACCCGTGACGCTGCCGAGCACTTCTTCATTGATACCTTGCCCACAGGCACCTACGTGCTCGAATCACGTAGCCGTGTGCAGTTGAGAGGACAGTATCAGAGCGGTCTGGCGACAATCGAATCAATGTACGCCCCCCAGTACAACAGTCACAGCGAAAGCCATCTGATGAAGGTGGGCCAGCGGCAACGTGACTAG
- a CDS encoding diacylglycerol/lipid kinase family protein, producing MTLPHPPRTTSAEVDNRIDEVWICASPKAGRGQGRQEIDLLVKRLRGDAIDVHVTHSMGALRDRIADHSRSTRRFAVVAAGGDGTLALVAQNLPREIPIVPLPMGTENLLARHFGYTCSAEAVGNSIQRNKPLVIDAGLANGRLFLVMVTAGMDAEVVRGMHLTRRGHITRWSYARPILRALSKYGYPTITSRETAGEGETYTRSACWMMAFNLPCYGGGLNIEPGANGTDGMLDRISLHKGLLWNGLHYLTRIKLGWHLRHRDVDRRRFRTAIWSSPLRVPYQLDGDYAGRLPVEIEVLPGRVTLLAPPIVN from the coding sequence ATGACGCTACCGCATCCACCTCGCACCACATCTGCTGAGGTGGACAATCGCATTGACGAAGTCTGGATCTGTGCATCCCCCAAGGCGGGCCGCGGTCAGGGGCGTCAGGAGATCGACCTGCTCGTCAAGCGTTTGCGGGGCGATGCAATCGACGTGCATGTCACCCATAGCATGGGGGCCCTGCGTGATCGCATCGCTGATCACTCCCGGTCGACCCGACGATTTGCGGTTGTAGCAGCGGGCGGTGATGGCACTTTAGCACTGGTGGCGCAAAATCTGCCGAGGGAAATCCCGATCGTTCCGTTGCCAATGGGAACCGAAAACTTACTGGCCCGTCACTTCGGTTACACCTGTAGCGCTGAGGCGGTCGGCAATAGCATCCAGCGGAACAAACCATTAGTAATCGACGCCGGGTTAGCCAATGGGCGATTATTCCTAGTGATGGTCACCGCGGGGATGGATGCAGAGGTCGTTCGCGGCATGCACCTGACTCGACGCGGGCACATCACGCGTTGGAGCTATGCTCGCCCCATTCTGAGAGCCCTCTCCAAGTATGGGTACCCGACGATCACGTCGCGCGAAACGGCGGGAGAGGGAGAGACATACACCCGTTCGGCATGCTGGATGATGGCATTCAACCTCCCCTGCTATGGTGGCGGGCTGAACATCGAACCCGGTGCCAATGGCACCGATGGCATGCTCGACCGCATTTCACTGCATAAAGGTTTGCTTTGGAATGGGCTGCACTACCTGACGCGGATTAAGCTGGGTTGGCACTTGCGCCACCGCGACGTCGATCGCCGCCGGTTTCGAACCGCAATCTGGTCATCCCCACTGCGGGTACCCTACCAGCTCGACGGCGACTACGCCGGACGCCTCCCGGTCGAGATCGAGGTTTTGCCGGGCCGGGTGACTCTTTTAGCTCCGCCGATTGTCAATTGA